The Hymenobacter sp. DG01 sequence GTGGTAAGCGGGCTTTTTGTTGCCGGGTGCCTCCTAGGAGAAACAGACTTAATACTGCGAGATAAACGCAAAGGCCTGTAGCGTGTAGGTAGCCACCGAAGTAAAGTGGTTGCCGCCCTGAATAGGCTTCAGCTGCACCTGGGTAGCGCCGCGGGCCCGCATAGCATTGTAGGCATCCTGCGAGTTGAAGTAGGGCACGTAGTCGTCGGCGGTACCGTGGAACAGGGCTACGGGAGCAGTGGGCTTCCAGTCGTACACGTCGTTATCCTTGAAAGCCGCCGCGAGAGCAGCATCCGTGTTGTTGAGTACGGCCTGCCGGAAAGGCTCCGCGAACAGTTCCGACGCCTTGTTAGGCACCGAGCTGAATGGGTTAGCGTGCAGGCGGGTAGCGTAGGGCTCCTTAAAGTACGCCGACAGCGGCCGGTTCAGGCCGTACACGCGGTTGTAGGTATCCAGCACCCACACGTAGGTACTCAGGAAGTTCAGGGGCTGCTCCGATTTCATGATGTACTGGGCGAAGGCCGTTTTGTGGTAGGCCCCGGCGCCGGGGGCGCTGGCCGCTACGGGCAGCTCGGTGGCGTACTTTTCTTCCAGCAGCTTGTGCAACGACATGGTAGCGTAGCCACCTTCGGAATAGCCTAGCAGGAAGTTTTTCTGGTTAACTGCTATGTTTTCCTTTTTGCAGAACTCCCGCGCCGCCCGTAGCATATCGGCCGAGGCCGAGGCCAGGGAAGGCCCATGCTCATAGGGGTGGGGCAAGGCCTTAGAGGCACCGTAGCCTATATAGTCGGGGGCCGATACCACGTAGCCGGTGGAAGCCAGCACCGACACAGCCGACCACAGCTCACTGCCCGAGCTGTAGTAGGAAGGAGCCCGGCCTTCCTCATCGGGTTGCAGGGTGCCGTGCTGGTAGCTGATAACGGGCAACGCCTGCGGGGCGGCAGGCACCAGCAAAGCCCCCGAGGCCGTAATGGTTTTGCCGTCGGTGTTGGTGGTATTGTAGGTCAGGCGGTACACCTTAATAGGAAAGCGGGCCAGGGAGCCCACCAGCGGAATATCAGCCACGCGGCCTGCCAGCGTAGAGGTGCTGTACTCACCAATCAGGGTGCTGCCCACCAGCACGGGGGTAGGCGCCGGCGGAGCCGGAGGCGTGGTAGTGGTGGTATCAGTCGGCTCGGGCGAGTTGCTTTTGCAGCCCGGAGCCGTCAGCAGCAGGGCCAGTAAGCTCAGAGCCCACCCGGTCGTCATCCGGCGAAGATTAGATAGCGTCACGAAGAGTACGGTTAGAAAGGATGTGGTACTGGAAAGAACACCCGAAGCCCGCCCCTCGTTCCGCCCGGCCGGCTCTTATCCTCTTAAGCAGAGAACAATACGTATATCATTTTATCATTTACTATAAACTTAGTTTACAAACTAATTAATTAGTTATATCTTTCTTACCTCACTTACTTCCTGCTATGCCCGATACTCCATTTCCCGAACTAACCCGCGCCGAAGAACAGGTAATGCAGGTGCTGTGGCAGCGCGGCCCGTCCTTCGTGAAGGACGTGGTGCCCGAACTGCCGGCCCCTACCCCTGCCTACACCACCGTATCCACCATCATCCGGATTCTGGAGCAGAAGGGCTTTGTGGGCCATGAAGCCTTCGGGCGCACCCACCGCTACCACGCCCTCATAGCCCAGGACGAATACCGCAGCTTTTCGCTGCGCAAGCTGCTGGGTGGCTACTTCGGCGGCTCTTTCTCGCGGCTGGTTTCCTTTTTCGCTAAGGAAGAAAACCTGGACGCTGCTCAGCTCGACGAGCTCTTGCGCCACGCCCAGGCCTCACCCCCTACCCCCTCCGCCGATGCTACCCCTCCTTCTCCCAACGACGAGCCTACTCGTCCTGCTTAGCTGGCTGGGCCAGAGCACTCTGCTGCTCGGGGCCGGGTGGCTGTTGTACTACCTGGTGCTGCGCCGGGAGCGGTGCTTTGGCTACAACCGCCGGTTTTTGCTGCTGGTGCCCTGGTTGGCGCTGGGGCTGCCCCCACTGCTCACCCTGGGCGCCCCGTGGTTTATGCGCGGGTGGGCAGTTTGGAGCGGAACCTTGGGCGGCGGCATGCTGCTGCCGGGAGGCCTGCTACCCACCGTCAGGATACTGGCTGTGCCCGGCCCCGGAGCTACTGCCGTTGCCGCCAATGCGCTGGCCTGGCTGCCGACCCTGTACGGAGCGGTAGCTCTGGGGCTGCTGCTGCGCTTGGGTGGGCAGGCGTTGCACCTGTGGCTTGGTACCCGGCACTGGCCCCGGCAGCCGCGCCCGGGCTATACCCTGGTATTCAGCGGGGGTCGGCGCCCCATCAGCTCCTTTGGGCGCTGGATATTCTGGGATGAAACGGCCGGCCTGGCACCAGCCGAGGCGGCAGCAATCCTCGCCCACGAGGTAGCCCATGTGCGGCAGCGCCACACCCGCACGCGCCTGCTGCTGGAAGTGGCGCGGGCCCTGCTCTGGGCATCGCCCTTCGTGCACCTATACCCCCGGGCGCTGGAGTGCACCCACGAGTTTCTGGCCGATGCCGCCGCCCTGGGCGCTACCCCTGCTACCCCCGGCAACCCCACCGGTCCTTACGCTGCCCTGCTGGCCCGTTTGGCTCTGGGCCAGTTTCAGCCCGACTTACCGCTTGCCCATTCATTTACCCAATCCCTCACCCTTACCCGTATCCGTATGCTTACCTCGTATGCGCCCACGCCCCGCTGGAAACGGTGGCTGGCTCTGCCGCTGAGCGCGGCCCTGCTTTTCACTATGGCCTGCGAGAAGGCCGCCGAGCTACCCCCGCCCCCGCCGCCTACCCTGTCGGCCTCGGCCACCCTCGCCCCGCCGCCTCCGCCCCTACCGGCCTACAACCAGGTACAGCAAATGCCCGAGTATGAGGGCGGCCCCAAGCAGCTGCTGGCCGATATTGCCGCGCTGATTAAATACCCCGAGGTGGCGAGAGCCGAGAAGCTGGAAGGCCGGGTGTTTGTAGGCTTTATTGTGGCCGCCGATGGCAGCCTGCAGGCCGTTCAGGTCCGGAAGGGAATTGACACCAGCATTACCTACCCCGATAGCCAAGGCCAACCGGCCCGCGCGAACATCACCACGCCGGCGGCACAGGCCCTGAACGAAGCCGCCCTGAACGCGGTGCGCAACCTGCCCGGGCGCTGGACTCCAGGCCGCGAAAAGGGCAAGGCAGTGGCCGTGCAGTACACTATTCCGATCACGTTTGCCCTATAAGTCAGGGGTAGGGGCCTGATTTCGGGCAACCTGCCGTGCCCAGGAGCCCGGCCGCTGGCACTCCAACGCTACCTGGCATTTTATCCCGAAGCCGCCGCCTGATCTACTTCAGGCGGCGGCTTTCTTTATAGGGTATCTATCTTAACGGCCTTCGAATACCATAACTAAAGCGGCGGAAGGGCGGTTACCCCAAAGCAACCTCCAGCGTTTTTTGGTCTGACTCGTGCGTTGATGTGCTATTCTCTGGAATTTCCTTTTTCTTCTGACAGGCTGTGGTTGGCCTCGCTACGCCGGTTGTTGTGCTTGCTGCTGGCAGTATGGGGCCTGGCATCTTGCAACTCCCAGCCCGAGCGGAAGCCCCGCCCAAGCCCGGCCGCTACGGCCCGGCAGCAGCGGGAGCTGGTGCGCCGCGACTCGCTACGGGCCGACTCTATTGCCCGAGCCGGCGCGCAGCTGCCGGGGGCAGTGCTGCCCGATAGCCGCATTGTGGCCTTCTATGGCAACCCGCTGCACAAGGGCATGGGCATTCTGGGCGAGCTGCCAAAGGACCAGATGCTGGCCCGGCTAAACAAGCAGGCTGCGGAGTGGCAACGGGCCGACTCCTTGCCCGTGCGCCCGGCCCTGCACCTGATTGCCGTTATTGCCCAACGCGACTCTGGCGCCGATGGCAAGTACCGCCTGGCTCTGCCCGACAGCACCATCCGGCGGGTAATAAGGTGGGGACAGGAGCATAATACGCTGGTTTTTCTGGATGTGCAGGTGGGCCTTTCCGATCTGGAGCATGAGCTGCCGCCCCTGGCCAAATACCTGCGCCTACCCTTTGTGCACCTCGGCATCGACCCGGAGTTTTCCATGAAATCGGGGCGGCGGCCGGGTACGGAGGTAGGCGAGTTCGACGCCCAGGATATCAATTACGCCCGCCGATTTCTGGCCCGCCTGGTCAGCGAGAACCGCCTACCCCCGAAAGTGCTGGTAGTGCACCGCTTCCGCCAGGATATGGTTACCAACTACCAGGATATTAAGCTCGACCCCAGGGTGCAAATAGTAATGCACATGGATGGGTGGGGCACGCCCAGCATCAAGCGCAGCTCCTACCGCAAATTCATCCGGAAGGAGCCGGTGGAATACACCGGCTTCAAGATCTTCTACCGCAACGACCGCAAAGGCGAGTCGCGTTTGATGACGCCCCGGGAGGTAGCCGCCCTGACGCCCGCCCCGCTTTATATTCAATACCAGTAAAGAGGCCGGGGATTTCGGCTATTGGTGTAGAAACATGGGTTAAGAGAAGCCAGTAAGCTCCACAAAAATTACGGGCAGCCGCACGGTAGCTGCGCCGGGAACCCGTAACTTTCCGGCAACTCTCTCTTATTTACGTTCATCCGTGCGGCATTTTTCTGTTTTTGGCGCTGGTCTCACCACCCTGGGCCTCGCTCTCTCCCTTACTACCCTACCCGGCTGCGGCTCTCGCTCGGGCACCGAATCTGAAAACACAGCGGCCGCGGCCGACACGACCAAGCCGGTTGTGGTGGACACCGTGGCCCTGAAGCGCCAGGCCATGATGCGCGACTCGCTCAAGGCCGATTCCATTGCCAAGAAAAACGGACAGCTGCCCGGCGCCATTCTGCCCGGCCACCGCATCGTGGCATTCTACGGCAACATCCGGGCGAAGGGCATGGGTATTCTGGGCCGCGAGCCGAAGGAGCAAATGCTGGCCAAGTTCCGGAAAGTGCAGAAGGAGTGGCAGGAAGCCGACCCCAGCCTGCCGGTTCAGCCCGCCCTGCATAGCGTAACCATTACGGCCCAGGCCGCGGCCGGCAAAGACGGCAAATACCGCCTGATGAACTCCAAGGCCACCATCGACGAGACGATTCAGTGGGCCAAGGACAACAAATGCATTGTGTTCCTGGACGTGCAGGTGGGCCTTTCTGACCTGGAGCACGAGCTGCACAAGCTGGAGCCTTGGTTAAAAGACCCCATTGTGCATATGGGCATCGACCCGGAGTTTGCCATGAAAACCAAAGGCGTGCGCCCCGGCAAGAAAATCGGGACCTACGATGCCAAGGACGTGAACTACGCCATCAACTTCCTGGCCCGCATCGTGAGCGAAAACAAGCTCCCGCCGAAAGTGCTGACGGTGCACCGCTTCACGGAGGGCATGATTACCAACTACAAGAAAATCAAGCTCGACCCGCGCGTGCAGGTAGTGATGCACATGGATGGCTGGGGCAACCCCGTCCTGAAGAAAGACTCCTACCGCGACTATATCCAGACCCAGCCCGTGCAGTACACCGGCTTCAAGCTGTTTTATGAGTACGATGCGCGGCCGGCTCCCCACCACATCATGACCCCCAAGGAAGTGCTGGCCGAGCTGACGCCCAAGCCCCTCTATATTCAGTACCAGTAACCGCTCCGGCGCCCGCAGCCCCTGGTTTCACTACCCCGTAGCGAAGTCAGGGGCTGCTTTGTGCCCGGTGCGGCCCGTTTACTTCACGCTACCCTCTGTATTTGACATTACCCCTACTCCCTTTTCTAATACCTTTTGCAATACCTGCCCGGTGGGGCAGTGTTTTGGGGGCGTGCCTGCTGCTGAGCGGCACCGCTGCCGGCCAGAGCGCCGGCCTGCCCGCGCCCAAGCGTAACATTGTTAAACTAGCCCCTCTGGGCTGGATTCATGGGCAGCTGCCCTTTTCCGTGGAGTCGAGGATGGGCTATGAGCGGGTGCTGGGTACCCGCAGCAGCGTGGCCGTCGGCTACTCCTACCTGGGCACCAACCATCCGTTCAACTTCATCGGCGGCGCGTCCCTGAGCGCGGCCATTACCACGGCCCTGGCCGCCGGCGGGCACGCCCGCGTGGCCTGGACCGACGTGAACACCCGCACCGTGGGGCACCGCTTTCAGGTGCAGTACAAGTATTACCTCTCCAAGCGCAAACCGGCGCCAGAGGGCTTTTACCTCTCGCCCCACTACTCCTACACCACGGCTACCTACCGCTCCGAGGTGAAGGACCTGGGCATCCGGTTCGGCATCAAGACCACCAACCACAACTACAACCTGCTGTTCGGGTTTCAGGAGGTGCTGGGCCGGCACTTGGTGGTGGATGTGTTTACCGGCCTGGGCTACCGCGACAAAACCGAGAAAACCTACGACGCCAACGACCAATACACCGGCACCGCCGACAAGAAAAGCCCCCTGAAAGTATCGTCGGGGCTGAACGTTGGCTGGGCTTTCTGAGGCTGACTTCCCTACCCCCCGCAAACGCAAAAAGCCCCGGCAACAGTGCTGCCGGGGCTTTTGCATGGAGAAGCAGTGGTTAAACAGGCATTTCTCCGGGGTGCCGCCCGCTGGTTAGTGGGCGGCGTTAAGGTCGATTTTTTCGCCCTGCCGGGCGCGCTTGATCAGCAGTACCAGGGGTAGGCAGCACACGAAGAACAAGCCAATCATGGTGAACACCTGCGAGTAGGTGATAATGGATACCTGCTTCATCAAGATACCTTCCAGAGCGGCGTAGGCTTGCTTCTGGGCCTGCTCGAAGGAGAACCCACGCGACATGAAGTTGGAGGTAAACGCCTGAATGCGCTGCACCGTGTTCGTGTCGTAGAGCGAAATGTGCGCCAGCGGGCTGATGCGGTTTTGGGCAATGCTGCGCTCCAGGTAGGTACCCACAATGGCTACCCCGAACGAGCCGCCCAACTGACGAATCATGCCGGTGAGACCGGCCGCCTGGCCCGCGTCCTTACCCGAGAGGCCAGCCAGACTCATGGTGGTAATGGGCAGGAAGATCAGGCCCATGCCCAGGCCGCGCACCATCAGGGGCCAGAAGAAGTCCGACTCGCCGGCCGTGGGCGAAATAATCTGGGCCATCCAGAAGGTAAAGACGAAGAAGATGCTAAAGCCCACCGGAATCATGTATTTCTGGGGCACGCCGGCCTGCAGCATCCTGCCAATCATAGGCATCATGAGGCCTGAGGCCAAAGCGCCGGGGAGCAGAATGTAGCCCGTTTGGGCGGCCGAGAAGCCCAGGATACGCTGGGTGAAAATCGGGAAGATGAACACCGAGGCAAACATGCCGAAGCCTAGCACAAACGACAGCACCGCCCCTACGGCCAGGTTGCGGCTCTTGCCCAACACCCGCAGATCCACGATGGGCTGCCGGGCCGTCAGCTCGCGCCACACAAAGCCCACGAGGCCAATAACGGCCAGAGCGGTAAAGCTGTTGATGTAGGCACTTTCAAACCAGTCTTCGGTTTCGCCCTGCTCCAGCACCAATTGCAGGGAGCCCACGCCCATAATCAGCAGGCCAATACCGGCCCAGTCGATTTCGCGCAGGGGGCGCGGAATGGCGTTTTTGATGCGCTCGGGGTCCCGGATGAACAGCATGGTGAAGATGGAGGCCAGAATGCCCACCGGCACGTTCACGTAGAAAATCCAGGGCCAGTCGTAGTTATCCACGATGTAGCCGCCCAGGGTAGGGCCGATGGTAGGGCCGATAATTACACCCATGCCGAACAGAGCCTGGCCCAGCGGCAGCTGCTTGGGCGGAAACGTGTCGATGAGGATGGCCTGGGAAGTAGCCATGAGGGCTCCGCCCCCAATGCCCTGGATAAAGCGGAAGGCCACCAGCTCCCAGATGTTGGTGCTCTGGCCGCAGGCAATAGAAGCCAGCGTGAACAGAATCACGGACACGAGGTAGTAGTTTTTGCGCCCGAACTGCTCGGCCAAGAAGCCCGTCATCGGGATAACAATCACGTTGGCAATGCCATAGGAGGCAATTACCCAGGTTACTTCCTGCTGCGTGGCCGAGAGGTTACCCATCATCTGGGTTAGGGCCACGTTCACAATACTGGTATCAATAAGCTCCAGCAAGCAGCACATCACCACCGTAATGACGATGATCCACTTGGTAAATCCGGTTTCCATATATGGTCAGTTGCCAGTTGCCGGTTGTTAGTTACCAGTCCTATCTACAGGAACAGCTAGCAATTAACAACCGGCAACTGATTGATTACTTGGTTTTCACCGTCGCCACCACGCTCATGCCGGCGCGGAGGGGGTGCTCGGGGTCAATTTTGTCGAGCACGATTTTGACGGGGATGCGCTGGGTTACTTTCACGAAGTTACCCGAAGCATTATCGGGGGGGAGCAGGGCGAAGCGGGCGCCGGTAGCGGCCGAGAGCGACTCGATGTGGCCGGCGAATTCTTCGTTGGGGTAGGCATCAACCTCCACGCTTACCGGCTGGCCCACTTTCATGTTTTCCAGCTGGGTTTCCTTGAAGTTGGCGATAATCCAGGTGTTGCCGCTGGCTACCAGGCCCATGAGTTGCTGGTTGGGGCTTACCACTTGGCCGGGCTGCACGTTTTTCCGGCTCACGATGCCGTTACCGGGCGCCGTGATGGTGGTGTAGCTCAGCTGCAGACGGGCGTTATCGAGGTCAGCCTGGCGCTGCTTCACTACGGCCTCGGCCACAGCTACCTGCTGGCGGGCGGCTTCAACCTGCTGCTGGGCCACGCGCACCTGCTGCTGAGCGGTAGCACGCTGGGCCGACGTCGATTTCAGGTTGGCCTGCACGGCGTCGTACTCGCTCTGCGGGATGATGTCTTCCTTGCGCAGGAACTCACTACGCTTCAGGTCTTTCTGCAGACGCGACTGGTTGGCCTCGCTCACACCAATAGTGGTACGGGCGGTGCTTACGTTGGCCGAAGCGGTACCCACGGCGGCGCGGGCAGCCACTACGTTGGCCTGGGCGGCAGCCAGAGCGGCCTCAGCGGCATTCACGCGCTGCTGATAGTCGGCCGGATCCACGGTCACCAGCACGTCGCCTTTCTTCACCTGCTGGTTATCCTGCACTTTTACTTCCAGTACGGGGCCTGTTACGCGGGGCAGAATGGGATACACGTCGCCTTCTACCTGCGCGTCGTCGGTTTCCTCGTGGGTTTGCCCGAACTGGTAACGCTGGTAGCCGAAGTAGCCGCCCACCAGCAGCACCAGGGCCAGAATAAGTAAGACAATCGGGCGCTTGGAGCGACCTTCTTGTTCCTCCGTTGCCGGCTCGTAAGCGGCAGATGAGGTAGGCGCTACGGCCGGATCGTGTTGAACGGGAGTTGCCATATGGGTACTTGGTTGTTCGTTGTCGAGAGGGGATTTGTTAAGAAAGAGCAGGTAGCGCGGCAAAGCCGGTCTCCTACCTCTGTCCGTTACGCCGATTGGCGGTAAGCACTGGGGCAACCGGGCTTTACCAGCAATGTCACGCACGGGGCGGTGCGCACTACGGTTTCGGCGGTGCTACCCATCAGAAAGCGCGTCAGGCCCGTTTGGCCGTGCGCTCCTATAACAATGATATCGGCGGGGTGGCGCCGGGCTTCTTCTACGATTTCACGCGCGGCGTTGCCGGAAATAACGACGGTAGTAACCTGAGCCCCAGCCCTCAGCGCCGCTTCCCGGTGCCGGGCCAGGCCCTGGGCCAGTTCCACATCGTTGTGGGGGGCGTTGGTAGCGCGGGGCTCGGGCTCCAGCACATGCAGCAGCCGCAGCTCAGCGCCCGTACCCGCCGCCAGCGCGGCCGAGTACTTCACCACCGCCTCCGTGGCGGCAGAAAAATCAATCGGACACAGGATGGTCATGAGGTGATGTAGGATATGAGGGTTTGAGGGCAAGAGTTTAAGAGGGTGGGCGCAAAGCCGAAGCGGCATAGTAAAAACTCCTACCCTCACACCCTCTTGCCCTCCTACCCTGCAGCCATTACCAAATCTGCTCGCCGGTGGCGCGGCGGAGCTGGTACTGGCCCAGGGTGTAGTTGTAGATGGCCTGCAGGCGCGAGAGGCGCGACTGAGCCAGCTGGGTTTCGGCATCCAGCACATCGAGGTTGTTGCCTACGCCGTAGCGGTAACGGGCCTGGGCGCGGGTAAGCGCGTCGGTAGCCTGCGTAATCTGCACCTCGGAGTTGTCGTAACGGGCCGTGCTCGACTGCATGTTGTTCACGGCCTGCAGCACGTCGGCGCGCACTTGCTCCTGGGTGTCCTGGGTGCGCGACTGAGCGCCTTTAATGGCCGATTGGGCTGCGGCCCGCTGGTACTTGTTCCGGTCACCGTCATAAATCGGAATAGCCAGCTGGGCCCCGGCTACCGTGTTGAAGCGGATGCGCTCCAGGTTCGGGACGATGTAACCGTTTTTACCACCTGCCTGGGCTACCAGGTTCAGGGTAGGCTTGTTGCTGGTTTCGGCTACCCGCAGCTGGGCGGCGGCCGTAGCCTCGGCATCTTTGGCCAGCCGCACCTCGGGGCGGTTCTCAGCGCCCTTGGCCAGGGCCGCCGCTACGTCAACCGACTGCGGGTTGTATTCGAAGCGGCCACGCACGGGCACCACTTCAGACTCGGGGCGGTGCAGCAGGCGGGCCAGCTGAATCTCCTGGTTGCGGAGCTGGTTCTGCAGGTCAATTTTGCGGTCCTGGGCCTGGGCAATGCGCACCTGAGTAGTTGTCACATCGAAGTTGGTGCTAACGCCGCCCTGCACCCGCTTCTCCATTTCGCGCTGGTGCTGGCGCAGGGAGGCAATCTGGGCATCCTGCACCCGAATGGCTTCGCGGGC is a genomic window containing:
- a CDS encoding HlyD family secretion protein, producing the protein MATPVQHDPAVAPTSSAAYEPATEEQEGRSKRPIVLLILALVLLVGGYFGYQRYQFGQTHEETDDAQVEGDVYPILPRVTGPVLEVKVQDNQQVKKGDVLVTVDPADYQQRVNAAEAALAAAQANVVAARAAVGTASANVSTARTTIGVSEANQSRLQKDLKRSEFLRKEDIIPQSEYDAVQANLKSTSAQRATAQQQVRVAQQQVEAARQQVAVAEAVVKQRQADLDNARLQLSYTTITAPGNGIVSRKNVQPGQVVSPNQQLMGLVASGNTWIIANFKETQLENMKVGQPVSVEVDAYPNEEFAGHIESLSAATGARFALLPPDNASGNFVKVTQRIPVKIVLDKIDPEHPLRAGMSVVATVKTK
- a CDS encoding universal stress protein; translation: MTILCPIDFSAATEAVVKYSAALAAGTGAELRLLHVLEPEPRATNAPHNDVELAQGLARHREAALRAGAQVTTVVISGNAAREIVEEARRHPADIIVIGAHGQTGLTRFLMGSTAETVVRTAPCVTLLVKPGCPSAYRQSA
- a CDS encoding S9 family peptidase yields the protein MTLSNLRRMTTGWALSLLALLLTAPGCKSNSPEPTDTTTTTPPAPPAPTPVLVGSTLIGEYSTSTLAGRVADIPLVGSLARFPIKVYRLTYNTTNTDGKTITASGALLVPAAPQALPVISYQHGTLQPDEEGRAPSYYSSGSELWSAVSVLASTGYVVSAPDYIGYGASKALPHPYEHGPSLASASADMLRAAREFCKKENIAVNQKNFLLGYSEGGYATMSLHKLLEEKYATELPVAASAPGAGAYHKTAFAQYIMKSEQPLNFLSTYVWVLDTYNRVYGLNRPLSAYFKEPYATRLHANPFSSVPNKASELFAEPFRQAVLNNTDAALAAAFKDNDVYDWKPTAPVALFHGTADDYVPYFNSQDAYNAMRARGATQVQLKPIQGGNHFTSVATYTLQAFAFISQY
- a CDS encoding BlaI/MecI/CopY family transcriptional regulator; translated protein: MPDTPFPELTRAEEQVMQVLWQRGPSFVKDVVPELPAPTPAYTTVSTIIRILEQKGFVGHEAFGRTHRYHALIAQDEYRSFSLRKLLGGYFGGSFSRLVSFFAKEENLDAAQLDELLRHAQASPPTPSADATPPSPNDEPTRPA
- a CDS encoding TolC family protein; translation: MLFRPQYTVPLLATLGLLVGSAAHAQVPIATATAGDSLSLEATVRSVLDANPAINALQEEVNQAQSRLEESRTYLRPVVEGTVSYTRIDPVVKIPLGDATFQLAPANNYDGHVTARYTVLDFGRANAAIEAARSRTLTATDQINVTRRDLAFAAAQSYYSILFAREAIRVQDAQIASLRQHQREMEKRVQGGVSTNFDVTTTQVRIAQAQDRKIDLQNQLRNQEIQLARLLHRPESEVVPVRGRFEYNPQSVDVAAALAKGAENRPEVRLAKDAEATAAAQLRVAETSNKPTLNLVAQAGGKNGYIVPNLERIRFNTVAGAQLAIPIYDGDRNKYQRAAAQSAIKGAQSRTQDTQEQVRADVLQAVNNMQSSTARYDNSEVQITQATDALTRAQARYRYGVGNNLDVLDAETQLAQSRLSRLQAIYNYTLGQYQLRRATGEQIW
- a CDS encoding DHA2 family efflux MFS transporter permease subunit, with the translated sequence METGFTKWIIVITVVMCCLLELIDTSIVNVALTQMMGNLSATQQEVTWVIASYGIANVIVIPMTGFLAEQFGRKNYYLVSVILFTLASIACGQSTNIWELVAFRFIQGIGGGALMATSQAILIDTFPPKQLPLGQALFGMGVIIGPTIGPTLGGYIVDNYDWPWIFYVNVPVGILASIFTMLFIRDPERIKNAIPRPLREIDWAGIGLLIMGVGSLQLVLEQGETEDWFESAYINSFTALAVIGLVGFVWRELTARQPIVDLRVLGKSRNLAVGAVLSFVLGFGMFASVFIFPIFTQRILGFSAAQTGYILLPGALASGLMMPMIGRMLQAGVPQKYMIPVGFSIFFVFTFWMAQIISPTAGESDFFWPLMVRGLGMGLIFLPITTMSLAGLSGKDAGQAAGLTGMIRQLGGSFGVAIVGTYLERSIAQNRISPLAHISLYDTNTVQRIQAFTSNFMSRGFSFEQAQKQAYAALEGILMKQVSIITYSQVFTMIGLFFVCCLPLVLLIKRARQGEKIDLNAAH
- a CDS encoding energy transducer TonB, yielding MLPLLLPTTSLLVLLSWLGQSTLLLGAGWLLYYLVLRRERCFGYNRRFLLLVPWLALGLPPLLTLGAPWFMRGWAVWSGTLGGGMLLPGGLLPTVRILAVPGPGATAVAANALAWLPTLYGAVALGLLLRLGGQALHLWLGTRHWPRQPRPGYTLVFSGGRRPISSFGRWIFWDETAGLAPAEAAAILAHEVAHVRQRHTRTRLLLEVARALLWASPFVHLYPRALECTHEFLADAAALGATPATPGNPTGPYAALLARLALGQFQPDLPLAHSFTQSLTLTRIRMLTSYAPTPRWKRWLALPLSAALLFTMACEKAAELPPPPPPTLSASATLAPPPPPLPAYNQVQQMPEYEGGPKQLLADIAALIKYPEVARAEKLEGRVFVGFIVAADGSLQAVQVRKGIDTSITYPDSQGQPARANITTPAAQALNEAALNAVRNLPGRWTPGREKGKAVAVQYTIPITFAL